A single Sorex araneus isolate mSorAra2 chromosome 8, mSorAra2.pri, whole genome shotgun sequence DNA region contains:
- the TSHZ3 gene encoding teashirt homolog 3 yields the protein MPRRKQQAPRRAAAYVSDELKAAALVDEDIEPEESPADGEPSAKYVCPEKELGKPCASYQNSPAAEFSSHELDSESHISETSDRMADFESGSIKNEEETKEAAVALEDTTVSDSLEQMKAVYNNFLSNSYWSNLNLNLHPPSSEKNNGGGGSSSSSSSSSSSCGSGSFDWHQSAMAKTLQQVSQSRLLPEPSLFSTVQLYRQSSKLYGSIFTGASKFRCKDCSAAYDTLVELTVHMNETGHYRDDNHETDNNNPKRWSKPRKRSLLEMEGKEDAQKVLKCMYCGHSFESLQDLSVHMIKTKHYQKVPLKEPVTPVAAKIMPAAAAAAARKKVSSLELELPSSPDSTGGTPKAALADTNDVLQKNANPYITPNNRYGHQNGASYAWHFEARKAQILKCMECGSSHDTLQELTAHMMVTGHFIKVTNSAMKKGKPIMETPVTPAVTTLLDEKVQSVPLAATTFTSPANTPASVSPKLGGGGGGGGGGGGGVVEVKKEGDKEKAVTDEKPKEKEKPGEEEEKYDISSKYHYLTENDLEESPKGGLDILKSLENTVTSAINKAQNGTPSWGGYPSIHAAYQLPNMMKLSLGSSGKSTPLKPVFGNSELVSPTKSQTLVSPPSSQTSPMPKTNFHAMEELVKKVTEKVAKVEEKMKEPEGKLSPPKRATPSPCSSEVSEPLKMEAAAAAVAGEGDFRSQEASPSPPRDGVKEGSPPAEPVENGKDLAKPLSSGLSSSTAIITDHPPEQPFVNPLSALQSVMNIHLGKAAKPSLPALDPMSMLFKMSNSLAEKAAVATPPPLQAKKADHLDRYFYHVSNDQPIDLTKGKSDKGCPLGSVLLSPTSASPATSSSSSTATSTAKTSAVVSFLSNSPLRENALSDISDMLKNLTESHTSKSSTPSSLSEKSDIDGATLEEAEEATPAQKRKGRQSNWNPQHLLILQAQFAASLRQTSDGKYIMSDLSPQERMHISRFTGLSMTTISHWLANVKYQLRRTGGTKFLKNLDTGHPVFFCNDCASQIRTPSTYISHLESHLGFRLRDLSKLSTEQINNQIAQTKSPSDKLVTSSPEEDLGTSYQCKLCNRTFASKHAVKLHLSKTHGKSPEDHLLYVSELEKQ from the coding sequence CCTATGTTTCGGATGAGTTAAAGGCTGCCGCGCTGGTCGACGAAGACATAGAGCCCGAGGAGAGCCCGGCAGATGGAGAGCCCTCGGCCAAGTACGTGTGCCCCGAGAAGGAGCTCGGCAAGCCCTGCGCCAGCTACCAGAACTCCCCGGCGGCCGAGTTCTCCAGCCACGAGCTGGACAGCGAGTCGCACATCAGCGAGACCAGCGACCGGATGGCCGACTTCGAGAGCGGCTCCATCAAGAACGAGGAGGAGACCAAGGAGGCGGCCGTGGCCCTGGAGGACACCACCGTGTCCGACAGCCTGGAGCAGATGAAGGCCGTGTACAACAACTTCCTCTCCAACTCCTACTGGTCCAACCTCAACCTCAACCTGCACCCGCCCTCCTCGGAGAAGAacaacggcggcggcggcagcagcagcagcagcagcagcagcagcagcagctgcggcAGCGGGAGCTTCGACTGGCACCAGAGCGCCATGGCCAAGACCCTGCAGCAGGTGTCCCAGAGCCGCCTGCTGCCCGAGCCCAGCCTCTTCAGCACCGTGCAGCTGTACCGGCAGAGCAGCAAGCTCTACGGCTCCATCTTCACGGGCGCCAGCAAGTTCCGCTGCAAGGACTGCAGCGCCGCCTACGACACGCTGGTGGAGCTGACCGTGCACATGAACGAGACGGGCCACTACCGCGACGACAACCACGAGACCGACAACAACAACCCCAAGCGCTGGTCCAAGCCCCGGAAGCGCTCGCTGCTGGagatggaagggaaggaggacGCCCAGAAGGTGCTGAAGTGCATGTACTGCGGCCACTCGTTCGAGTCCCTGCAGGACCTGAGCGTCCACATGATCAAAACGAAACACTACCAAAAAGTGCCTCTGAAGGAACCCGTCACGCCCGTGGCCGCCAAAATCATGCCGGCGGCCGCGGCCGCGGCGGCCCGGAAGAAAGTGTCGTCgctggagctggagctgcccAGCTCCCCGGACTCCACGGGCGGGACCCCCAAAGCTGCCCTGGCAGACACCAACGACGTGCTCCAGAAGAACGCCAACCCTTACATCACCCCCAACAACCGGTACGGCCACCAGAACGGGGCCAGCTACGCGTGGCACTTCGAGGCCCGCAAGGCGCAGATCCTGAAGTGCATGGAGTGCGGAAGCTCGCACGACACGCTGCAGGAGCTCACGGCCCACATGATGGTCACGGGCCACTTCATCAAGGTCACCAACTCGGCCATGAAGAAGGGGAAGCCCATCATGGAGACGCCCGTCACACCGGCCGTCACCACGCTGCTGGACGAGAAGGTGCAGTCGGTGCCCCTGGCCGCCACCACCTTCACCTCCCCCGCGAACACGCCCGCTAGCGTCTCCCCGAAGCTCGGCGGTggcggtggtggcggcggcggcggcggcggcggtgtgGTGGAGGTCAAGAAGGAAGGGGACAAGGAGAAAGCGGTCACCGACGAGAAGCCCAAAGAGAAGGAGAAGCCCGGCGAAGAGGAGGAGAAGTACGACATCTCTTCCAAGTACCACTACCTGACGGAGAACGACCTGGAAGAGAGTCCCAAGGGCGGGCTGGACATCCTCAAGTCTCTGGAGAACACAGTGACGTCCGCCATCAACAAGGCCCAGAACGGCACCCCCAGCTGGGGCGGCTACCCCAGCATCCACGCCGCCTACCAGCTCCCCAACATGATGAAGCTGTCTCTGGGCTCGTCGGGGAAGAGCACGCCCCTGAAGCCCGTGTTCGGCAACAGCGAGCTGGTGTCGCCCACCAAGAGCCAGACCCTGGTCTCGCCGCCCAGCAGCCAGACCTCCCCCATGCCCAAGACCAACTTCCACGCCATGGAGGAGCTGGTGAAGAAGGTCACCGAGAAGGTGGCCAAGGTGGAGGAGAAGATGAAGGAGCCCGAGGGCAAACTGTCCCCGCCCAAGCGGGCCACCCCGTCCCCGTGCAGCAGTGAGGTCAGCGAGCCCCTGAAGATggaggcagcggcggcggcggtggctgGTGAGGGGGACTTCCGGAGCCAGGAGGCCAGTCCCAGCCCGCCACGGGATGGGGTCAAGGAGGGCAGCCCCCCGGCCGAGCCCGTGGAGAATGGCAAGGACCTGGCGAAGCCCCTGAGCAGCGGCCTGAGCAGCAGCACGGCCATCATCACCGACCACCCGCCCGAGCAGCCCTTCGTGAACCCGCTGAGCGCCCTGCAGTCGGTGATGAACATCCACCTGGGCAAGGCCGCCaagccctccctgcccgccctggaCCCCATGAGCATGCTGTTCAAGATGAGCAACAGCCTGGCTGAGAAGGCGGCCGTGGCCACGCCACCCCCACTGCAGGCCAAGAAGGCCGACCACCTCGACCGCTACTTCTACCACGTCAGCAACGACCAGCCCATCGACTTGACCAAGGGGAAGAGCGACAAAGGCTGCCCTCTGGGCTCGGTGCTCCTGTCACCCACCTCGGCCTCGCCCGCcacctcctcgtcctcctccacGGCGACCTCCACGGCCAAGACCTCGGCCGTCGTGTCCTTCCTGTCCAACTCGCCGCTGCGCGAGAACGCCCTGTCGGACATTTCCGACATGCTGAAGAACTTGACGGAGAGCCACACGTCCAAGtcctccaccccctccagccTCTCGGAGAAGTCGGACATCGACGGGGCCACCCTGGAGGAGGCCGAGGAGGCCACGCCCGCGCAGAAGCGGAAGGGCCGCCAGTCCAACTGGAACCCCCAGCACCTGCTCATCCTGCAGGCCCAGTTTGCGGCCAGCCTCCGGCAGACCTCGGACGGGAAGTACATCATGTCCGACCTGAGCCCCCAGGAGCGCATGCACATCTCGAGGTTCACCGGGCTCTCCATGACCACCATCAGCCACTGGCTGGCCAACGTCAAGTACCAGCTTCGGAGGACAGGTGGAACAAAGTTCCTAAAAAACTTGGACACCGGTCACCCCGTGTTCTTTTGTAACGACTGCGCCTCCCAAATCAGGACCCCCTCCACGTACATCAGTCACCTCGAGTCCCACCTGGGCTTCCGGCTCCGGGACTTGTCCAAACTCTCCACAGAACAGATTAACAATCAGATAGCACAAACCAAGTCGCCGTCAGACAAACTGGTGACTTCCTCCCCAGAGGAGGACCTGGGGACCTCCTACCAGTGCAAACTCTGCAACCGGACCTTTGCCAGCAAGCACGCGGTCAAACTCCACCTTAGCAAAACACACGGGAAATCGCCCGAAGACCACCTCCTGTACGTGTCTGAGCTGGAGAAGCAGTAG